Sequence from the Macaca fascicularis isolate 582-1 chromosome 16, T2T-MFA8v1.1 genome:
gaaaagaggaaTGTTGTTATGGTAGAGTGTGTTGAAGAAGGTCTTGTATCCCTCCCTGAAAAGAGATGGAGGAATTCTGAAATGGCACTGCCTCTGCTGCTGTTCTTTGTTTCCTACTAGGGTTAtttgtgttttgggttttttgtgagacagggtcttgctctgttgcccaggccggagtgcagtggcacaatcacagttcactgtgacctcaacctcctgggttcaggtgatccacccgcctcagcctcccaactagctgagaccacaggtgtgcgccaccacacctggctaatttttttatgttttgtagagatggggttttcctacattgcccaggctggtctcgaactcctgggctcaagcaactcatccaccttggcctcccaaagtgctgggattataggcgtgaggcaagatcacgccattgcactccagcctgggcaaaagaatgagactcggccgggcgcggtggctcaagcctgtaatcccagcactttgggaggccgaggcgggcggatcacaaggtcaggagatcgagaccacagtgaaaccccgtctctactaaaaatacaaaaaaaattagccgggcgcggtggcgggcgcctgtagtcccagctactcaggaggctgaggcaggagaatggcgggaacctgggaggcggagcttgcagtgagccgacatcgcgccactgcactccagcctgggcaacagcgtgagactctgtctcaaaaaaaaaaaaaaaaaaaaaaaaaaagaatgagactccagctcaaaaaataaataaataaaataaaaataaaataaaatggagcaTATGATATATTCAATAAGTGGCTAAAGAGTGCTAATCCTAAGTGTTCAGCTCAGTTAATTTTGCCATACGTATACACCCATGTTACTAACTAGCTTGAGGCTCCCTCGTGATCTCTCCCAGTCAATATCATCCCTCCCATTGATTAGCTTTGCCTGtccttgaacttcatataaatggactcatacaCAATGTactcttttgtgcctggcttattttgttcAGTATAATGCTATgtagtttatttgtattttgcatGTAATTAGTTTATTCTCTGTCACTGCTATTCAGCATTATTCCACCATATAAATATGCCACAATTTATCTACCCAGCTTCTTCTTGATAGACAGTTGAGAgatttccagatttcagctgttATGGATACAGCTGCCACGAATACCCTGTGCACATCTTACAGTGGCTACATGCCCTCATTTCTCTGGGGTACATACCTGGGAGAGATGCTGCTGTGGCAGAAGGTAGGCATATGTTTTCTGTTGCTGTCAATACAACCAGGCAGCTGACCTGGGCACCTTCACTAGGGCACACCCACTCCCACCCCGGCACTTACTGGGTCAGCAGAGGTCTCCACTGTCTTGACTTTTGAGGAGCTAGCCAATCTCCTCAGTTAGGAAGCACAACCCTTGAGGGCAGGCATCCATGTCACTCCTTCCTTTATGAGCCCTGGTCCCTCCTCCAGGAAAGAAATCTCCAGCGGAGACAGCTGTTCAGTGAAGGCCGCCAATGATCAAGCGTCCCAGCCTAGCCAACTCCCAGTTGCCATGAACACCAGTCACCAGAGGGACCCCAAAAGTCTTTTACCATTGTGAAAAATGAGCTAGACttggtggggtgcggtggctcacgcctgtaatcccagcactttgagaggccaaggcgggcggatcacaaggtcaagagattgagaccatctggccaacatggtgaaaccctgtctgtactaaaaatacaaaaattagcatggcgtggtggtgggcacctgtaatcccagctactcgggaggctgaggcaggagaatcgcttgaacccaggaggtggaggttgcagtgagctgagatcgcgccactgcactccagcctggcgacagagtgagattccgtgaaagaaaaaagaaaaggagaggggaggggaggggaggggtggggaggagagggaagaggagaggagagggaaagaaagggaaagaaagggaaagaaaggaaagcaagcaagcaagcaagcaagcaagcaagaaagaaagatgagCTAGACTTGGTTTGTTCTCAGAGATGGTGCCCTGCCATTTTTTACTACATCCACTACCTGCTGACTGTTTCCTAGCAAGGGTAAGACATTCTTTAGCTGTATCACATCAGTTGTTCATAGCGCCATGTCCCTTCCGGTCCTTTAAGCAACTAACTCCTCTCTGCTCTTcccctgcctcttttttttttgaagaaaacacttttaaatagtCCGATAGAAATGTTTTCCAGAGCAAGACGCTCACCTGAGCATTGCACTGGACTCTCTAACCACCTGGGCTATCTGAAACTTCTGAATCTTCTGCTGACACAGGAGGTTGTGCGCTTTGGTCCACCTAGAAACAGACACCCCAGAAAACCCCAAATTCAAATCACTCAAGTAAATAATTCCTCCTTTCCCTTTACAGAGCCAAGTGCCCTCTGACAGCATTGCCGACAGAGGCCTCATCCTTACATTAGCTGCCTTTAAAAGGAAGacggtggccaggcacggtggctcatgcctgtaatcccagcactttgggaggtcaaggcgggtggatcacctgagatcaggagatcgagaccagcctggccaacatggcgaaaccccatctctgctaaaaatacaaaaattagctggatgtggtggcgggtgcccgtagtcccaggtacttgggaggctgaggctggagaatcacttgaacccaggagggggaagttgcagtgagccaagactgggccactgcactccagcctgggtgacagagtgagactccatctcaaaaaaaaagaaaggaagaggatgaGAAAGCAACCCAACAGAGACAAGTGCTGGGCAAGCTGGCTGCTGGAGCTGGCGCTCTTCTGAGTCCCTTCCTCCGCGACCACTCTATCTGGAGAACTGGGGCTCTCTCCAGTGATGAGggttgctgtggtttgaatgtgttggAAACTTGATCCCCAATGTGGAGGTGTTGAGAGATGGGGCCTAATGAGAGGTGTCATGGGGGCACcgtcctcatgaatggattaatgtcattatcacaGATTCCTTATAAAAAgaactcctctttttctctttctctctcccccaccctctTTGCCCTTCCACAATGAGATAATGCAGCAagaagaaggccctcaccaaatGCCAGCCAGTCCTTCGATATTGGACTTCTCTGCTTTCAGAACTGTGTGCCAATAAATTGCTATTcattatacattacccagtctaggctgggtgcagtggctcacgcctgtaaccccaggatTTTGGGAAGcccaagtgggaggatcacttgagcttaggagttgaaaatagcctgggtaacatggtgagaccccatctctactaaaaatagaaaaaatgagccaggcacggtggcacgagctgaaatgggagaatcgcttcagcccaggtGGTCGAAGCTACAgggagccacgatcatgccactggactccagcctgggcaacagagcaagaccctgtctcaaaaaatagaaaaaatatataaattacctagtctgttATTCCGTgacagcagcacaaaacagactaagagtCACTTCCACAAAGCACTTATTCCCCGACACCAACGGTCTTTAACTTATTCCAAGGATTTTCTGAGGGTCTCCACTCCAGCAGCAGCCACAAAAAGCCCCGGGTTCATCTGAAAAGTTTGTTCCAATAGTTGGACTAATAACATTAAATTAAGCCCTCAGTAAAGTAAGGGAGTCTGTCATCTCATCAAAGGTCTGGAAAACTACGCCCCTCCAGCCTACTCCATCTCAAGGGCCCAGAAGCTTTTCTCCACCACCATCACTCACCATTCCACCATATGAGGTAGCTTCTCCTTGATGGTCCGGTGTGGGTCGATCTCAATTGGGTAATAGTGGTGAAGGAGCGCTGTGAGCTGGGATATCCAAATGGGGAGAAAGGCCATTAGTCTATATCAAGTTCTTCCCTGCAAAGTCCTACAGCTTAGTATGAGAAAAAAGTCACCTAGAAGAGGCAACTTCATGGCCAgaggcggtggctcacatctgcaatcccagtgctttaggaggccaaggtaggtggatcacttgaggtcaggagtttgagtccagcctggccaacatggtaaaaccctgtctctactaaaaaaatacaaaaattagcgggtgtagtggcacgtgcctttaatcccagctactcaagaggctgaagaatGAGAATGGTtcgaacccaagaggcggaggctgcagtgagccaagacgatatcatacctctgcactccagcctgggccacagagtaaaaccatgtctcaaaaaaaaagaagatgcaacTTCATTTAAGAGAGTGTTACATGAAATTTTCTTCAAGTTTTCCTTTGGGGACGTGTCGTTTATAAGACCTaagtttctcttctcttcttatcTTCCAACATAATTGCTCAATACACTCACATTTTTATCTATTTGGTGAAGTCCAGGGAGCACCTGGACCCACAGAGCTGGTCATTCCTTTGCACTCACCCTGAGAGTGAGGTCTAAAAGTCAGCACTATGAGATTTTACTATCAGAGAAGAAGGGTACTAAGATTTTTTTTGCTGGTATTAATTAGCTGAATCGTCAGGGCTTAACCAGTAAGAACTTACTTAATGCTGTGTTTTGCAGAATATGGTCCACTTTCTCAGGTGATAGGTAAGATAACTTGAGGGAATTCATGGAGGAGCGCTTTTCAACTCAGTAGTTTTGGATTCATTTtcatgtagaattttttttttttttgagacaaagtctcactctgtcacccaggctggagtgcaggggcgaaatctcggctcatgcaacctccgcctcccgggttcaagcaattcttctgcctcagcctcccgagtagctgggactacaggcatgtgcctccgtgcccagctaatttttgtatttttagtagggacgaggtttcaccaggttggccagtctggtctcaaactcctgaccccatgatccacttgcctcagcctcccagagtgctgggattacagaagtgagccaccgctccaggctctttttttttttttgagacagaatctggttctgtctgttgcctaggctggagcgcgaTCTCCCTGCAAtttctgcctcgcaggttcaagctattctcctgcctcagccttccaagtagctgggattataggcatgcaccactactcccagctaattttttgtatttttcatagagacagggtttcgccatgttgtccaggctagtctcgatctcctgacctcaaccaAGCTGccgtcctcggcctcccagaaatgctgggattacaggcgtgaaccaccacacccagcctgtttctttATAAgttaattacaatttttaaaagcaggccaggccgggcgcggtggctcacgcctgtaatcccagcactttgggaggccgaggcgggcggatcacaaggtcaggagatcgagaccacggtgaaaccccgtctttactaaaaatacaaaaaattagccgggcgcggtggcgggcgcctgtagtcccagctactcaggaggctgaggcaggagaatggcgtaaacccaggaggcggagcttgcagtgagccgagatcgcgccactgcactccagcctgggtgacagagcgagactccgtctcaaaaaaacaaacaaacaaacaaacaaacaaaaaaaaaaagcaggccaaTTTAGAGAAAGATCTAGTAAAGGTGATACACAgatatggccaaaaaaaaaaaaaattaaatttaactaGAAGACTGTACTTTGGGACACAGCATGTTGGTGGACAATTCCGTCAAAGTGTCAATATCATGTGAATGCACAGCATCTACATGTGTTTCCTCCAAGGTTTCCTTCTATGTGCCAAGACTTTAACACTCTAAAGGAGCTGTTCCAGGGATCATGTGTCACACAGAGCCAGTCAATAACAGTGCCCAGTAAAAATGAGAATTGACCAAGTAAAGAATTTTAATACATGAGTGATTCTCAGGAACATTACAAGATCAAATGGAATCCCTGTCCATCTGTCCAAAAGAAGATTAAATGCAAAGCTGACATAGTAACAAAGGCAGAAAACTCCTGAAATGTATTAAGATTCTCAATGTATGTGTTTTTTGGAGTgagaacatttttctaaaaattaggccgggcaagatagctcacgcctgtaatcccagcactttgggaggccaaggcgggcgggcggatcacctgaggttgggagttcgagacccgactggccaacatggtgaaaccccgtctctactaaaactacaaaaattagctgggcacggtggtgcatgccagtaatcccagctactcgggaggctgaggcaggagaattgcttgaacccgggaggaggaggttgcagtgagctgagactgcaccattgcactccagcctaggcaataagcgcgaaactccatctcaaaaataaataaataaataaataaaaataaaaataaaaatatactagaACTCAGCTGGACGTGatggcccaggcctgtaatcctagcattttgggaggtcaaggtgggcagaccccttgaggccaggagtttgagaccagtctggccaacatggcgaaaccccatctctactaaaaatataaaaattagccgggcatggtggtgcatgcccctaatcccagctactactcgagaggctgaagcatgagaattgcttgaacccaggttgcagtgagctgagattatgccactccagcctgggcgatagagcaagactctgtctcaaaaaaaaaaaaaaaatatatatatatatatatacacacacacacacacacacacatacacacacacacacacatacatgtgtacacacacacagagacacacactaGAACCcaacagaagaatataaattttcttttaaaaaggccaggtgcggtagctcatgcctataagcccaacactttggggaggctgaggcaggaggattgcttgagttcaggagttcaagaccaacctaggcaacatagtgagaccccatctctacaaaaaattttttaaattagctaggtgtaacggcacatgcctgtagttccagctactcggtaggctaaggcaggaggatcgctcgagcctgagtaatgatcaagccactgcactccagcctgggtgatagagtgagactctgtctcaaaacaaacaaacaaacaagctcTGCTATTTGGCTGTATGACCCTGGGTAAGTTGCTGAACCTCCATAATGTTCAAATCTCTTGTAAACTCTATAGCCAACTCTAAGTATAATGTCCAGTTCCAACCATTAATCATCATATGTCCTGGCCAGTAAGGAAAAGCTGTCTTAATGTATTAAAACTAGATCCTCCTTAGcaaaacaacaattttttaaaaattaattttctaaggTCTCTATACAGGAACCTTTGGTTCCAATCAGGAACCATTTGAAGTAGCATATGACAACCATTTCTGAGCAAAGGACGGGAGCAACCCACCTCTTTCCGACACTCCTCACTGATGATCTTGCTATTATCCAGAATatctggaaaaagagaaaactccTTTTACTTGTCCCTTAGAACCCATCATCTTGTCAAGCCCAACAAGGCAAGCTAGAATGTGACTTACTGTAAGAAGAAGGACATCGCTTTCCATTATATGCAAACCTGCTCAAGGTCATGTCAAAATCAGAAATCACCTGTAAGGCAAAAGAGAGATGATGCCTAAATAGGCACCTTCTAATGTGGCCCTGCCTCAGCCAGAGGATGATTATGGAAATCAAAACAGCTCACTGGCAAGGATGGTAGGCAAAGCGGTGGAGGAGTTACTGAGTGACACAGAGGTTTAGAGGGGAAGTGATCTTAATTAGTACCCGTTAACCCTGAGGAAAACGCAGTC
This genomic interval carries:
- the NT5C3B gene encoding 7-methylguanosine phosphate-specific 5'-nucleotidase isoform X6; amino-acid sequence: MAEEVISDFDMTLSRFAYNGKRCPSSYNILDNSKIISEECRKELTALLHHYYPIEIDPHRTIKEKLPHMVEWWTKAHNLLCQQKIQKFQIAQVVRESSAMLREGYKTFFNTLYHNNIPLFIFSAGIGDILEEIIRQMKVFHPNIHIVSNYMDFNEDVEERRERYMDSYDIVLEKDETLDVVNGLLQHILCQGDQLEMQGP